One Anaerobacillus alkaliphilus DNA window includes the following coding sequences:
- a CDS encoding metal-sulfur cluster assembly factor, whose translation MDYLVTKEEVTKALRKVIDPELGVDVVGLGLIYEVTIQNEGLVLITMTLTTPGCPLHDTLVNGVKSAVQSLPTVEKVDVNLVWEPEWSPEKMSPEIRKLFF comes from the coding sequence TTGGATTATTTAGTAACAAAAGAGGAAGTGACAAAAGCGCTAAGAAAGGTTATAGACCCTGAACTTGGTGTTGATGTCGTTGGTCTTGGTCTAATTTATGAAGTTACCATCCAAAATGAAGGCCTTGTATTGATTACAATGACATTAACAACCCCTGGTTGCCCTTTACATGACACATTGGTGAATGGTGTTAAATCAGCAGTCCAATCTTTACCTACAGTAGAAAAAGTTGATGTAAATTTAGTTTGGGAACCTGAATGGAGCCCAGAGAAAATGAGTCCAGAAATTCGGAAATTATTCTTTTGA
- the glp gene encoding gephyrin-like molybdotransferase Glp, whose translation MYLDRKPIKVHEAIEAVLQFTQTGKIEYIPIDESDNRYLKAPIRADHDIPPFDRSPLDGFAVRANDTKLATREKPIELEVIETVGAGGLAKQVPQQGQAIRIMTGAKMPAGTDAIVMFELTKEIERDGKTYIEIKRSFKPGDNISFQAEETRTGDILVNSGRQVDPGVKALLATFGYSKVPVAKKPVVGVYATGTELLDVHQPLEPGKIRNSNSYMVTSQISKAGAIPKYYGKLVDDFDHCYEAVANALDEVDVLITTGGVSVGDFDYLPAIYEKLGANVLFNKIGMRPGSVTTVAEYKGKLLFGLSGNPSACYVGFELLVRPWIHHFIGSDKPHLQIVQGVLKADFPKPNPFVRFIRSKMTIEEGKIFAEPVGLDKSGVVTSLANSDALVVLPGGTRGYKKGDVVDVLLLNGEGGKDIIKIGAV comes from the coding sequence ATGTATTTAGACCGAAAGCCGATAAAAGTACACGAAGCAATAGAGGCTGTGTTACAATTTACACAGACCGGTAAAATAGAATATATACCAATTGATGAAAGTGATAACAGATACCTTAAAGCTCCGATAAGAGCTGACCACGATATTCCACCTTTTGATCGCTCGCCATTAGATGGTTTTGCTGTGAGAGCTAATGATACTAAGTTAGCGACTAGAGAGAAGCCAATTGAACTTGAGGTTATAGAAACAGTTGGAGCAGGTGGGCTTGCAAAACAAGTTCCCCAACAAGGACAAGCGATTCGAATTATGACTGGGGCAAAAATGCCTGCAGGAACGGATGCCATCGTTATGTTTGAACTGACAAAGGAAATTGAAAGAGACGGAAAAACATACATTGAAATTAAAAGGTCCTTTAAACCAGGAGATAACATATCATTTCAAGCCGAAGAAACTCGCACAGGAGATATACTTGTGAACTCAGGGAGACAAGTGGACCCAGGTGTGAAAGCGCTGTTAGCTACTTTTGGTTATAGTAAAGTACCCGTGGCAAAAAAACCGGTTGTTGGTGTCTACGCCACTGGGACGGAGCTGCTTGATGTTCACCAACCATTAGAACCGGGAAAAATTCGTAATAGCAACTCTTACATGGTTACCTCCCAGATTTCAAAAGCAGGAGCCATCCCTAAATATTATGGTAAGTTAGTTGATGATTTTGATCATTGCTATGAAGCAGTTGCAAACGCATTAGATGAAGTAGATGTATTGATTACAACAGGTGGGGTTTCTGTAGGAGATTTTGATTATCTTCCAGCAATCTATGAAAAACTCGGTGCAAATGTCCTTTTTAACAAAATAGGGATGAGACCAGGGAGTGTGACGACAGTAGCTGAATACAAGGGAAAACTTCTATTTGGATTATCTGGTAATCCATCAGCATGTTATGTTGGTTTTGAATTATTAGTTCGACCTTGGATTCATCATTTTATAGGTTCAGATAAGCCGCATTTACAAATTGTACAGGGAGTCTTAAAAGCAGACTTTCCGAAACCAAACCCTTTTGTCCGTTTTATTAGAAGTAAAATGACAATTGAGGAAGGGAAAATTTTTGCTGAGCCAGTCGGTTTAGATAAATCAGGTGTGGTTACGTCCCTCGCCAATTCAGATGCCTTAGTTGTGTTACCAGGGGGAACGAGGGGGTATAAAAAGGGAGACGTTGTTGATGTTCTTCTACTGAATGGTGAGGGAGGTAAAGACATTATTAAAATAGGAGCTGTGTAA
- the mobB gene encoding molybdopterin-guanine dinucleotide biosynthesis protein B, producing MKIIQIVGFSNSGKTTLVEKLVSHSTQHSLRVGTIKHHGHGGELRSQDEGKDSWRHRQAGALISSAVSKGVLQLNVLQEKEWAPDELLKLYLNFPIDVVIVEGFKQSPYQKVVLIKKSSDIQLLSTLENIICVISWIPLDDDVKQKLDIVYYQLEDESNYINFLLQKLKG from the coding sequence ATGAAAATTATTCAAATTGTAGGCTTCAGTAATAGTGGGAAAACAACCTTGGTAGAGAAATTAGTCTCGCATTCAACTCAACATAGCCTTCGTGTCGGAACAATTAAACATCATGGTCATGGTGGGGAACTGAGATCTCAAGATGAAGGTAAAGACTCTTGGAGGCACCGTCAAGCAGGAGCACTTATCTCGTCCGCTGTTAGTAAAGGGGTTTTACAGCTAAATGTTTTACAAGAAAAGGAATGGGCACCAGATGAACTGCTGAAGCTTTACTTGAATTTCCCAATTGACGTTGTGATAGTGGAAGGATTTAAACAGTCACCGTATCAAAAAGTGGTTTTAATTAAAAAATCTTCCGATATTCAATTACTATCAACACTTGAAAATATAATTTGCGTGATTAGTTGGATCCCACTAGATGATGATGTAAAACAAAAGTTAGATATAGTGTATTACCAACTAGAAGACGAGAGTAACTATATTAATTTCTTATTACAAAAGTTGAAAGGATAA
- a CDS encoding SCO family protein: MKILKLVLFTNLIVLLSGCGFLYSAPETKSRTIVDVSEADWQVAEFEYTNHEGLPFGSNDLKGQYWIANMIFASCPTVCMTMTPNMISLQEEAKKANIDVQFVSFTVDPEFDDPEGLTRYGNAYGADFANYNFLTGYSLEEIKDFARVSFKSIIQEIPDSLDIMHSVNFFLVDGNGKVIRIYDGNTDFNAKAVIKDLKKVVR, translated from the coding sequence ATGAAAATTTTAAAACTAGTCTTGTTTACAAACCTTATTGTTCTTTTATCTGGTTGCGGTTTTCTATATAGCGCTCCAGAAACAAAATCTAGAACTATTGTTGATGTTTCAGAAGCTGATTGGCAGGTAGCTGAATTTGAGTATACTAATCACGAAGGATTGCCTTTTGGGTCTAACGATTTAAAAGGACAATATTGGATAGCAAATATGATCTTTGCAAGTTGCCCAACGGTATGTATGACAATGACGCCAAATATGATTTCACTTCAAGAAGAGGCAAAAAAAGCGAATATTGATGTGCAGTTTGTCTCATTTACTGTAGATCCTGAATTTGATGATCCAGAGGGCTTAACAAGGTATGGAAATGCGTATGGTGCGGATTTTGCAAATTATAACTTTTTAACTGGTTATAGTTTGGAGGAGATAAAAGATTTTGCAAGAGTCTCTTTTAAATCGATCATTCAAGAAATTCCTGATTCACTTGACATCATGCATAGTGTTAACTTTTTCTTAGTAGATGGTAATGGAAAGGTTATTCGTATTTATGATGGGAATACTGATTTTAATGCAAAAGCTGTCATAAAAGACTTGAAAAAAGTTGTACGTTAG
- a CDS encoding DUF3813 domain-containing protein, with protein sequence MGNRLFQQARSRVEQAELMVKQASTPEELAEASTEIGKARNDLSSAFAQSTTAEKRQLADLQNQVDALENSLPEYR encoded by the coding sequence ATGGGAAATCGACTATTTCAACAAGCAAGATCTCGCGTAGAACAAGCAGAATTAATGGTAAAACAAGCCTCTACTCCTGAGGAGCTCGCAGAAGCTTCAACAGAAATTGGTAAAGCAAGAAACGATTTATCTTCTGCTTTTGCACAATCTACAACCGCAGAAAAACGCCAACTTGCTGACTTACAAAATCAAGTTGATGCATTAGAGAATAGTCTGCCTGAATATCGCTAG
- a CDS encoding cytochrome-c peroxidase — protein MKNFLFCCLLLLLLSIGLVGCGSSDASTKISEANNLDEIIERLLGNNLLVPLGDIPIPAENPMTAEVLELGQILYFDPRLSGNNERSCMTCHIPELGYGDARATFEKFDGSDGPRNSPTVINSGYYTSNFWDGRAASLEEQALGPIQDPGEMNQPLDELIEKLKEIDGYEDLFFTAGFEDGITAENIGKAIAAFERQVVVKDTPYDRFLEGDRNALTAQEIRGLDLFTGKASCITCHQGENLSDNLFHNIGIERDNKGRAAVTGNDSDLGAIRTPGLYGLTHTAPYMSDGSIATLEEVIEYYNRGGDNHPNKSGLINPLNLTSDEKADLAEFLRSLGGQPPIFTKPQLPGMK, from the coding sequence ATGAAAAATTTTTTGTTTTGCTGTTTGTTACTATTATTGCTAAGTATAGGTCTAGTTGGTTGTGGTAGTAGCGATGCCTCGACTAAAATATCAGAGGCTAACAATCTTGACGAAATAATTGAAAGGTTACTAGGCAATAACCTCCTTGTTCCACTAGGTGATATTCCAATTCCTGCAGAAAATCCGATGACAGCAGAAGTTTTGGAACTAGGGCAAATTCTCTACTTTGATCCTCGCTTGTCGGGTAATAATGAAAGAAGTTGTATGACTTGCCATATCCCTGAACTAGGCTACGGAGACGCTCGAGCTACGTTTGAAAAGTTTGATGGTAGCGATGGACCAAGGAACTCACCTACAGTCATTAACTCAGGCTACTATACATCTAACTTCTGGGATGGACGCGCTGCTTCACTAGAAGAACAAGCATTAGGACCAATCCAGGACCCTGGTGAAATGAATCAGCCATTAGATGAGTTGATCGAAAAATTAAAAGAGATTGACGGCTATGAAGACCTATTCTTTACCGCCGGATTCGAGGATGGCATTACAGCTGAAAATATCGGTAAAGCAATTGCTGCATTTGAACGTCAAGTAGTTGTAAAAGATACACCGTATGATCGTTTCCTAGAAGGCGATAGAAATGCCCTAACTGCCCAGGAAATCCGTGGCTTAGATTTATTCACTGGTAAAGCTAGCTGTATCACTTGTCACCAAGGGGAAAATTTATCTGATAACTTGTTCCACAATATTGGGATTGAGAGAGACAATAAAGGTCGGGCTGCGGTTACTGGAAATGATAGTGATCTAGGTGCAATTCGTACTCCTGGACTATATGGTCTTACGCATACGGCACCTTACATGAGTGACGGAAGTATCGCAACACTTGAGGAAGTTATTGAGTACTACAATCGAGGCGGAGATAATCATCCGAATAAAAGTGGATTAATCAATCCACTAAACTTAACAAGTGACGAAAAAGCTGACTTAGCTGAATTCTTAAGATCACTAGGAGGTCAACCACCAATCTTTACAAAGCCACAATTACCTGGAATGAAATAA
- a CDS encoding Cof-type HAD-IIB family hydrolase — protein MQHLIAIDLDGTLLTDDKTISIRNKKAIQKARMQGHIVCIATGRPFRASQMYYEELDLNSPIVNFNGAFVHNPLHKGFGYYHTPLELNTAKVIIETCEAFQVKNIMVEIIDEFYLRYHDEVLIDTFTMGDSPVKFGNLHHILKEDPTSILIHPKDDHVKQLRALLKDAHAEVIDQRVWGAPWNVIEIVKSGLNKAVGLQKIADYYSIPKERIIAFGDEDNDLEMIEYAGIGVAMENAIPELKTIANKITLTNENDGIALFLEDYLNL, from the coding sequence ATGCAGCATTTAATAGCCATTGATTTAGATGGAACCTTACTTACCGACGACAAAACAATTTCAATTCGTAATAAAAAAGCGATTCAAAAAGCTAGAATGCAAGGTCATATTGTTTGTATTGCGACCGGTAGACCTTTTCGTGCCAGCCAAATGTATTATGAAGAATTAGATTTAAATTCGCCTATTGTTAATTTCAATGGTGCTTTTGTTCATAATCCATTACATAAGGGGTTTGGTTATTATCACACTCCTCTAGAACTTAATACGGCAAAAGTAATAATCGAAACATGTGAAGCCTTTCAAGTAAAGAATATTATGGTAGAAATTATTGACGAATTTTACTTGCGTTATCACGATGAAGTGCTTATTGACACATTTACCATGGGAGATTCCCCAGTGAAATTTGGAAACCTTCATCATATCCTAAAAGAAGATCCAACCTCGATCCTCATACATCCAAAGGATGATCACGTAAAACAATTAAGAGCTTTATTAAAAGATGCACATGCTGAAGTTATTGACCAACGAGTTTGGGGGGCGCCTTGGAATGTTATTGAGATCGTAAAATCTGGATTAAATAAGGCGGTAGGGTTACAAAAAATTGCAGATTATTATTCAATCCCGAAAGAACGGATTATCGCGTTTGGTGATGAGGATAATGATTTAGAAATGATTGAATATGCTGGAATCGGGGTCGCAATGGAAAACGCTATTCCAGAACTTAAAACAATCGCAAACAAAATAACATTGACTAATGAAAATGATGGAATCGCACTTTTCTTAGAAGATTATCTTAACTTATAG
- the ctaG gene encoding cytochrome c oxidase assembly factor CtaG, with amino-acid sequence MVEQFFSSFTFRTIWTPELIIILLLISGLYFYITGPLRNRFTDSEEVPTKKKVYFHLGLLAVYFGFGGPLYVLGHLMLSMHMFSMAIVYLIAPPLLLLGIPHWIFQYLGKFSILRAPFKILGTPLIGLIFFNAMFSFYHLPFTFDRLMTNNGFHNIYQLGMLFAAFLMWWHITPVFPKQDGQLTELKKIAYMFASGVLFTPACVLVIFAGGPLYAMYTDVATWSMAMSYCLPSGAAIPYELFSGQNALTLLSPHHDQQFGGAIMKVTQELVYGVAIGSTFKQWMKRDRNKVVIPNFEMMNPEIK; translated from the coding sequence ATGGTTGAACAATTCTTTTCGTCCTTTACTTTTAGAACCATTTGGACGCCAGAACTAATAATTATTCTCTTATTAATAAGTGGTCTCTATTTTTATATCACAGGTCCGTTACGAAATCGATTTACAGATAGTGAAGAAGTACCTACTAAGAAAAAGGTTTATTTTCATTTAGGGTTATTAGCCGTATATTTTGGGTTTGGTGGACCACTTTATGTGCTAGGTCACTTAATGTTAAGTATGCATATGTTTTCAATGGCCATAGTGTACTTGATTGCTCCGCCGTTACTTTTACTTGGGATTCCTCATTGGATATTTCAGTACCTAGGTAAATTTTCTATTTTACGTGCACCATTTAAAATACTAGGAACGCCATTAATTGGCTTAATATTCTTTAATGCAATGTTTTCTTTTTATCATTTACCTTTCACATTTGATCGATTGATGACAAATAATGGGTTTCATAATATTTATCAATTAGGGATGCTATTTGCAGCCTTCTTGATGTGGTGGCATATTACGCCAGTTTTTCCTAAACAAGATGGACAACTTACAGAATTAAAAAAAATTGCCTATATGTTTGCTAGTGGTGTATTATTTACACCGGCATGTGTATTAGTTATTTTTGCTGGTGGTCCGTTATATGCAATGTATACTGATGTCGCGACTTGGTCGATGGCGATGAGTTATTGTTTGCCATCAGGTGCAGCAATACCATATGAACTATTTTCAGGACAAAATGCACTCACATTATTATCTCCACATCATGACCAACAGTTTGGTGGGGCTATTATGAAAGTGACACAAGAATTGGTGTACGGGGTTGCAATTGGATCTACGTTTAAACAATGGATGAAACGCGATCGGAATAAGGTGGTCATTCCTAATTTCGAAATGATGAATCCAGAAATAAAATAA
- a CDS encoding efflux RND transporter permease subunit, protein MDIAIKKPKITLMFLVLLLIVGTITFFQLPKREIPEFTYDIGSITTIYPGATPEKVEREITSPLERDLQAIIGIREMTSVSAAGVSNITIQLQDGTDKTAVFAKIRNVVSQVSSTFSDEVISPTIREDIQMGALSSYHILSPDREKLYQLRDSIEQWQTEIEGIPGVRGTIVKGIPQEELVISLETEKMTRKGIILPQVLNSLKGEFETIPLGTQQSNDSIVQLSIATYQSITDIEKIYVGLSAGNEAVYVSDIGNVELRSLKPKDYITYNGTPALSFTVLPEQGVDIPSLQKKVDERLELLTSDLPEQVTIDLFYTQNTIVAQIFKDLSISFIISIFAVIIITLLGMNLISAIIVALAIPTSIILGLIPLPYLGVDLNQISIIGFIIALGILVDDAIVVNDNIQRRYRLGDGALKGALIGTREVRVSIITSTLAVVFTFFPLLFLSGGNGDFIRALPSVLITTIIASTIVSLTLVPIYSSWRRNNSKNEQVVKLGILGGLIERLANWYSEKILKRVVKTPVKISIIGLVVCTLAYGLIPFIPIVFFPSADRSEVTVDVTLPVGITMERTNDYLLEIANQLAEDEAIKEISIYTGAGLPGLFGQVMTGSGENTGQILLRVDREKQKADETIAKWTGQLRGTFQDAEIKMTTIETGPPVGAPIAIKVAGPQLNELMKIVTEIKQEIELLEGSGVVVDDIGSPLTTIVYEPNREVVEKHGFTLREISEQIRLVTLGFPFGNFDTGKNNVNMRVIVDEVAKGEQVDMSELFLPSKQEIEGQQPIIVSFSELLVETKTDQIQKIPHINGQRTITIRAYPGEEQKAALEQQIDRIINGISKSEEYSITVGGESEARTDFFIEITKLFFIVIFLIYIVMAIQFYSLITPILVMSTVYLAISGAIFGLFITQVGIGFMAMMGIVSLAGIVVRNSIVLIEFIEQRLRDGYELTEAVIEAGRTRLRPILLTALTSIAALLPIAFGGDVLFKPLAISIISGLLFSTIFTVVLVPAFYISAFKNRIAKTKELESDI, encoded by the coding sequence ATGGATATAGCTATTAAAAAACCGAAGATTACCTTAATGTTCTTGGTTTTACTGCTAATTGTGGGGACAATTACGTTTTTTCAATTACCAAAGCGGGAAATTCCTGAGTTTACCTATGACATTGGATCAATAACGACAATCTACCCTGGAGCTACTCCAGAAAAAGTAGAGCGAGAGATAACATCTCCATTAGAAAGAGACTTGCAGGCAATTATCGGGATTAGGGAAATGACATCCGTTTCAGCAGCAGGTGTTTCTAATATTACAATTCAGTTACAAGATGGCACGGATAAGACTGCGGTTTTTGCTAAAATTAGAAATGTAGTTTCACAAGTTAGTAGTACATTTTCAGACGAAGTTATTTCGCCGACGATTCGTGAAGATATTCAAATGGGTGCCTTAAGCTCGTATCACATATTATCACCGGATAGAGAAAAATTATATCAACTCAGGGACAGTATTGAGCAATGGCAAACGGAGATCGAGGGAATTCCTGGAGTCCGTGGAACTATTGTCAAAGGTATTCCTCAAGAAGAGTTAGTTATTAGTCTAGAAACGGAGAAGATGACTAGAAAAGGTATTATTCTTCCTCAAGTGTTAAATAGTCTTAAGGGAGAGTTTGAGACAATTCCTCTGGGGACTCAACAATCCAATGATTCAATAGTCCAATTAAGCATTGCAACATATCAATCTATTACAGACATAGAAAAAATATATGTAGGGTTATCAGCTGGAAATGAGGCAGTCTATGTAAGTGATATTGGTAATGTTGAATTACGAAGTTTAAAACCAAAGGACTATATCACATATAATGGAACACCAGCCTTATCATTTACGGTTTTGCCAGAACAGGGTGTTGATATTCCTTCTTTACAAAAGAAGGTTGATGAAAGACTAGAGCTATTAACTAGCGATCTTCCAGAGCAAGTGACAATAGATTTATTCTATACACAAAATACGATTGTCGCTCAAATATTCAAGGATCTCTCAATTTCTTTTATCATTTCTATTTTTGCCGTCATTATCATTACCTTATTGGGAATGAATTTAATTTCTGCAATTATTGTTGCCTTAGCCATTCCTACATCTATCATATTAGGTCTCATACCTCTCCCATATTTAGGGGTAGACTTAAATCAAATTTCAATAATTGGATTTATCATTGCCTTAGGAATACTTGTTGATGATGCGATTGTTGTAAATGATAATATTCAACGTCGTTACAGGCTTGGAGATGGCGCATTAAAAGGAGCATTAATAGGTACTAGAGAAGTTAGAGTATCAATTATTACATCAACACTTGCAGTTGTCTTTACGTTCTTTCCGTTGTTATTTTTATCTGGAGGAAACGGTGATTTTATTCGTGCTTTACCTAGCGTACTAATTACGACAATCATTGCCTCTACAATCGTTTCATTAACACTTGTACCAATTTATTCAAGTTGGCGTAGAAACAACTCCAAGAATGAACAGGTAGTAAAACTAGGCATTTTAGGTGGACTGATTGAAAGATTAGCAAACTGGTACAGTGAAAAAATCTTGAAAAGAGTAGTTAAAACTCCAGTGAAAATAAGTATCATTGGTCTTGTTGTTTGTACATTAGCATATGGGCTTATTCCGTTTATACCTATTGTCTTTTTTCCAAGTGCTGATCGAAGTGAAGTGACTGTTGACGTTACTTTACCTGTTGGCATAACAATGGAGAGAACAAACGACTATTTACTAGAGATAGCAAATCAACTAGCTGAAGACGAAGCAATAAAAGAAATATCTATCTATACAGGAGCAGGACTACCAGGTCTATTTGGCCAAGTGATGACTGGATCAGGTGAAAATACAGGTCAAATCTTGCTTAGGGTAGATAGAGAAAAACAAAAAGCAGACGAAACAATTGCCAAATGGACGGGGCAACTAAGAGGTACATTTCAAGATGCTGAAATAAAAATGACTACAATTGAAACTGGACCGCCAGTAGGTGCTCCAATAGCTATTAAAGTGGCTGGTCCACAGCTTAATGAGTTAATGAAGATCGTTACTGAAATTAAGCAAGAAATCGAGTTACTAGAAGGAAGCGGTGTAGTGGTTGATGACATTGGTTCTCCATTAACGACGATTGTCTATGAACCAAATCGAGAGGTCGTAGAAAAACATGGATTTACATTGCGTGAGATAAGTGAACAAATCCGTTTAGTAACTCTCGGTTTTCCCTTTGGTAACTTTGATACAGGAAAAAATAATGTAAATATGAGGGTTATTGTTGACGAAGTAGCAAAAGGCGAACAAGTAGATATGAGTGAACTATTTTTACCTAGTAAGCAAGAGATAGAGGGACAGCAACCTATCATTGTGAGTTTTAGTGAATTGCTAGTAGAAACGAAAACTGACCAAATTCAAAAAATTCCTCACATAAATGGGCAACGGACAATAACGATTAGAGCTTACCCTGGAGAAGAACAAAAAGCAGCATTAGAACAACAAATTGACAGGATTATTAATGGGATCAGTAAAAGCGAAGAGTATTCAATAACTGTAGGCGGGGAGTCAGAAGCTAGAACCGATTTCTTTATAGAAATCACGAAATTATTTTTTATAGTGATCTTCCTAATCTACATTGTAATGGCCATTCAGTTTTATTCCTTAATAACACCAATTCTTGTCATGAGTACAGTTTATTTAGCCATATCTGGAGCTATTTTCGGGTTATTTATTACCCAAGTAGGGATAGGTTTTATGGCGATGATGGGAATTGTTTCCTTAGCAGGGATTGTTGTTCGAAATTCAATAGTCCTAATAGAGTTTATTGAACAAAGATTAAGAGATGGTTATGAGCTAACAGAGGCAGTCATAGAAGCAGGAAGGACTAGACTTCGTCCAATTTTGTTAACTGCACTTACTTCAATAGCTGCTTTATTACCAATTGCCTTTGGTGGAGATGTATTATTTAAACCATTAGCTATCTCAATTATTTCTGGTTTGCTTTTCTCAACAATTTTTACAGTAGTTTTAGTACCTGCTTTTTATATATCTGCGTTTAAAAATAGAATTGCTAAAACGAAAGAATTAGAGAGCGATATTTAA
- the moaD gene encoding molybdopterin converting factor subunit 1, which produces MIKVLFFAELEEIVGTREFTIDQTEMTALEVKEFLKKQFPTLPVDRAMMAVNEEYVEETDVVKANDIVAFIPPVSGG; this is translated from the coding sequence ATGATTAAAGTACTATTTTTTGCAGAATTAGAGGAAATTGTAGGAACTAGAGAATTTACGATTGATCAAACAGAAATGACAGCACTAGAAGTGAAGGAATTCTTAAAAAAACAATTTCCTACATTACCCGTTGATCGAGCAATGATGGCTGTTAATGAAGAGTATGTAGAAGAAACCGACGTTGTAAAAGCAAATGATATTGTTGCCTTTATTCCTCCAGTAAGTGGAGGCTAA
- a CDS encoding FixH family protein gives MNKISITFLLFSFFLVGCGHDHEKQAEEVNFLDPIEVELVTVTELKVNQEIVTQAIVRQGDMLVTDVNEVIFEVWQHGNPESYRSVEGLDKGEGVYEVSWTANDEGVYYIYYHVTARGMHRMEKHQFVIGDVDVEKILATPDERPKKHMH, from the coding sequence ATGAATAAAATAAGTATAACCTTTCTTTTATTTTCATTTTTTCTTGTTGGATGTGGTCATGACCATGAGAAACAAGCAGAGGAAGTAAATTTCTTAGATCCAATAGAGGTAGAATTAGTCACAGTCACAGAACTGAAAGTTAATCAGGAGATAGTAACTCAAGCTATAGTTAGGCAAGGAGACATGCTTGTAACTGATGTCAATGAAGTTATCTTTGAAGTTTGGCAGCATGGAAATCCTGAGTCCTATCGAAGTGTTGAAGGATTAGACAAAGGTGAAGGTGTGTATGAAGTTTCTTGGACTGCTAACGATGAAGGCGTTTATTACATTTATTATCATGTTACAGCAAGAGGTATGCATCGCATGGAAAAACATCAGTTTGTGATTGGCGATGTGGACGTTGAGAAAATTCTAGCAACACCAGATGAAAGACCGAAAAAACATATGCATTAG
- a CDS encoding molybdenum cofactor biosynthesis protein MoaE: MSEKLFLITDEVISIQEVVDKVVHPNAGAINTFIGTVRELTKGKKTIYLKYDAYVSMAEKKLAQIGDEIQERWPNALVAITHRIGRLDITDIAVVIAVSTPHRADSYDASRYAIERIKEIVPIWKKEHWEDGEEWMGDQLEKTPYPTGKPEEEHL; this comes from the coding sequence ATGAGCGAAAAACTATTTTTAATTACCGATGAAGTGATTTCAATTCAAGAGGTTGTTGATAAAGTAGTGCATCCCAATGCAGGGGCAATAAATACATTTATCGGGACTGTCCGTGAGTTAACAAAAGGAAAGAAAACAATCTATTTAAAATATGATGCCTATGTAAGTATGGCAGAAAAGAAACTAGCTCAAATTGGTGATGAAATTCAAGAACGTTGGCCTAATGCTCTTGTGGCAATAACTCATCGTATCGGTCGCTTAGATATTACTGATATTGCGGTAGTCATTGCTGTCTCAACACCTCATCGAGCAGACTCTTATGATGCGAGTCGATATGCGATTGAGAGAATTAAAGAAATTGTTCCAATTTGGAAAAAAGAACATTGGGAAGATGGGGAGGAGTGGATGGGTGATCAACTTGAAAAAACTCCTTATCCAACGGGAAAACCAGAGGAGGAACATCTATAA
- a CDS encoding GNAT family N-acetyltransferase — protein sequence MEVFLVEHNANQTLRDEIAHLMMGQMEAIGDSHALTNLTKAIDLALLEGSPAKIFIVQEAEQIVGLAFFNIGISLEKGGHYMWLNDLYVHKDFRQKGIAKKLLLHTLFWAEQNDLKGIELETGVNNIATKRLYNSFGFYDIVSKRYGLDIK from the coding sequence GTGGAGGTTTTCTTAGTAGAACATAATGCCAATCAAACACTTAGAGATGAAATTGCCCACTTAATGATGGGACAAATGGAAGCAATTGGTGATAGTCATGCACTTACTAATTTAACTAAAGCCATTGATTTAGCTTTGCTAGAGGGATCCCCAGCTAAAATATTTATTGTGCAAGAGGCTGAGCAAATCGTTGGCCTTGCCTTTTTTAATATTGGAATAAGCTTAGAAAAAGGCGGTCACTATATGTGGTTAAATGACCTTTATGTACATAAAGATTTTCGACAAAAGGGAATTGCAAAAAAACTTTTACTCCATACACTTTTTTGGGCGGAGCAAAATGACTTAAAAGGAATTGAACTCGAAACAGGCGTAAATAATATCGCCACCAAACGGTTGTATAACTCTTTTGGTTTTTATGATATCGTTTCTAAGAGATATGGATTGGATATTAAATAA